TCTTGGACTCTTTCACCAGCAATCCCTTCCAACAATAAAAGGAGCAATCTCTGGACGACAAACAAACACAACATCTTAAAACTTATCCAATTCACAATGAACTAATTAACTGAGAAGTGCCAATTATGTATTACTAGTGCCAATTCACACATTGAAATCCTGCTCTAGTTCATCACAATGGGAAGGATACCAGATACGGATATATAGGATACCCTGATTTAGACTAGTCGAAAATACACCCGACAACGTAAAACAAACAGCACAACGTACATCATAGAAAATAGGGATTTTGGGCAAAATTGGTTGTTAGACATAGAAAATTGTACATGAAAAAGAATATAGAGAAACGCTGGATCAACTAATTAACTGATGTATTACTCATCTAATGTTACAGTAGTAAAATTAATCTCACATCTAAATCTGCCACAATCTATATGAAAGTACCTGCAAACCCATACAAGCTCAAAGAATTGATAAGTTGCTTAAAAGTCTCCGTCGGCATCTCAATGCTGAGTTGATAACTGTAATCTGACCAATCTAACGTCGCCAGAAAACCGGGATAAGAGCAAATGAGCGGTATCTCAGAGCTGTGCACGGCAAAACCTTCCTCTGAAACAAAATGAACGCCAACAATTATTTGAAACAAAACCGAATTGAAAAATCTGAAACCCTAACCCCAAATTCTTGAAATTAGTTTACTTACTGTCCCTCAGAGAATAGAGCAGGGCGCTGTGCCTGTACTTCTCTCCGGAGAAGCATGCAGAAACACCATCACAACCGTTGACGGTGGTGGCGGCGATTCGGTCCTCCAAGAGGCGGAGGTTGAGGCGGAGCACATGGTCCTTGTGGCAGCGAAGGGCGGCGAAGGTCGCACGCGGCAGTTCGAGATAGGCGTCAAGATGAGGCGGGAAAGAGGTTGTGGAGGCGATAAGAACCCCGTCCGGAGATATGCAGAAGTGGCCGGAGTCGCGGATCTTTCCGGCGAGGGACATGTCGTCCGGGAAGTAGGCGGTCTCATACAGGGGTCTCAAGGCCTTCTGCAGAAGACGGACTTCGTTCAGCTCCACATGAAACAACAGAGTTTCCTTCTTCTCCGATGAGGACGTCGACGACGACGACATGGTGATCGGAGATTCAGAGTCTGTTTCTTCCGACGACGGTGACGACATGGTGATCGGACGgagaggtagagagagagagagagagtttgttaTTTCTAGTTTTGTGTGACTAACTGACTTGGGCATTTCTGTTTTGGCGGTGTGTATTATTTAAATTTTCACCCCCGGGTTTCTAAGAATTTCATATGCTTCCCATTGAATTGTTATATTTGCAGAAATACCCTGTATAGTTTCCGTAATTCTCACAATCCGGAGTGTTTTCCAAAATGAGCCCTATGACTCTAGTCTCAAGCTCGGCTGTGGGTCGAGCTTCAGTCTAGCACGAGATCATGTACAAAAAGCTTAACTGCTTAAGTACGTTTAAGTACCAAGTGTTTCGAACTTGGTCAATTGTCGGTTATAACAAAGGGAAAATTTTGAGAAGGGTACATCAACTTAAGGTCACTATGCATTTTAGTACATCAAGTTCTAAAATACAAACTTTGATGTATGAGGTTTCAAAATCGACCCAGTATacatacacgacgtcaatgacgccgttagtCTCATGCCATCTGTCATATTTCAAGAGGTAAAACGGTCTCTTCACATTTTTTACTCTGAGCACCcagctatctctctctctctctctctctcgtaaaATAGAGCGCACAGTTAGATGGCTCATAGCTCGTACCCATCTTCTTCAGACCCAATTTCTCCGCCACACCACCACAGCAAACTAACCCACCTCCGTCGCCCAAAATCTCATCTTTGACAACAATTTCTTGATGTAGAAATTGCCCACCATTGCCCACATCAAATTTTCCATGAACTTACCCACCATCGTCGCCCAAAATCCCATTTATATTAATCCTAGCATGTTTTGTCTTCCAACATTTACTGGAGACTCTCCAAATGACGTTGCAGTCTTCTTCTCCAATATGAAAGCCCTCTCACTTCCTCTCACCAAATCACGAAGAGAGAAAAAGACAGacacaatcaaatcaaaagcaACCCATCTGagtaagaaaaaagaagagggcAGATGTTTCAACCCATCACAGCCACCAATTGTTCCAGATCAAGCAAACGAGAACCAAAGGAGGATGAGGAGGAAATGGAGGCGGAGCAAC
This portion of the Rosa chinensis cultivar Old Blush chromosome 1, RchiOBHm-V2, whole genome shotgun sequence genome encodes:
- the LOC112187589 gene encoding uncharacterized protein LOC112187589, with the translated sequence MSSSSTSSSEKKETLLFHVELNEVRLLQKALRPLYETAYFPDDMSLAGKIRDSGHFCISPDGVLIASTTSFPPHLDAYLELPRATFAALRCHKDHVLRLNLRLLEDRIAATTVNGCDGVSACFSGEKYRHSALLYSLRDKEGFAVHSSEIPLICSYPGFLATLDWSDYSYQLSIEMPTETFKQLINSLSLYGFAVRATVTITQIMFRVVNEEVVLRAEAEVYKILRSRSRYPYLLEFGLHQKSAFLNAASLSDRVRLHQLLDLRTVLEVPVKGLGSILFCFKL